In one window of Pseudooceanicola aestuarii DNA:
- a CDS encoding PQQ-like beta-propeller repeat protein, with protein MAMATMRNGRMTGEMQGTDRRADDRRANDPQAGDRQAQPRGAGRHGAMRGLLLAGVAGMVLAGCDTREVILPGEREDLRAVMSDQQPGDVTEAPQDRSAPIALPAAQANAEWTQRAGTPATRVAHPALGAQPQRIFSTGIGQGDQRKARITADPVVGGGRVFTLDSEATVSAVSPSGELLWQTSLVPPQDNGGDASGGGLAYGRGKLYVASAFGTLTALDPATGGQVWQQDLGMTGNASPTVHDDLVYLVAGDRLGMALDAETGRIRWQVNAAPDVNNINGGPAPAVTDTYAVFGFGSGVVQGTFRQGGLARWNTPVVGRRFGFARANVGDITGDPVVVGDTVYVSNNSGRLAALSIDDGDARWTAKEGAASAVWPAGGSLFVISDRNELLRLDAATGERIWGTELPFFVKSRARKQKEIFAHHGPIVAGGRVIVASNDGLIRFYDPVSGAETGGLEVPGGATTAPVVAGGTLYVVSAKGVLHAWR; from the coding sequence ATGGCAATGGCAACGATGCGGAACGGGCGGATGACCGGCGAAATGCAGGGGACGGACCGTCGGGCAGACGACCGTCGGGCGAATGACCCGCAGGCAGGCGACCGGCAGGCGCAGCCCCGAGGTGCCGGGCGGCACGGTGCGATGCGCGGCCTGCTGCTGGCGGGGGTGGCCGGCATGGTGCTGGCCGGCTGCGACACCCGCGAGGTGATCCTTCCCGGCGAACGCGAAGACCTGCGCGCCGTCATGTCCGACCAGCAGCCCGGCGACGTGACCGAGGCCCCGCAGGACCGCAGCGCACCGATCGCGCTGCCCGCCGCCCAGGCCAATGCCGAATGGACCCAGCGGGCCGGTACCCCCGCCACCCGCGTGGCGCATCCCGCCCTGGGCGCACAGCCGCAGCGGATCTTCTCGACCGGGATCGGCCAGGGCGACCAGCGCAAGGCCCGCATCACCGCCGATCCGGTGGTGGGCGGTGGCCGGGTCTTCACCCTCGACAGCGAAGCGACAGTCAGCGCGGTCTCGCCCTCCGGCGAATTGCTGTGGCAGACTTCGCTGGTACCGCCGCAGGACAATGGCGGCGATGCCTCGGGCGGCGGTCTGGCCTATGGCCGGGGCAAGCTTTACGTCGCCTCGGCCTTTGGCACCCTGACCGCGCTGGACCCCGCCACCGGGGGGCAGGTCTGGCAGCAGGATCTGGGCATGACCGGCAACGCCAGCCCCACGGTGCATGACGATCTGGTCTATCTGGTCGCGGGCGACCGGCTGGGCATGGCGTTGGACGCCGAAACCGGGCGGATCCGCTGGCAGGTGAATGCCGCGCCCGACGTGAACAACATCAACGGCGGTCCAGCCCCTGCGGTCACCGATACCTACGCCGTATTCGGCTTCGGCTCGGGCGTGGTGCAGGGCACGTTCCGCCAGGGCGGGCTGGCGCGCTGGAACACGCCGGTGGTCGGGCGTCGTTTCGGTTTTGCCCGCGCGAACGTGGGCGACATCACCGGCGATCCGGTGGTTGTCGGCGACACGGTCTATGTCTCCAACAATTCCGGGCGTCTGGCCGCGCTGTCCATCGACGATGGCGATGCGCGCTGGACCGCAAAGGAAGGCGCCGCTTCGGCCGTCTGGCCGGCGGGCGGTTCGCTGTTCGTGATCTCCGACCGGAACGAGCTGCTGCGCCTGGACGCGGCAACCGGCGAACGGATCTGGGGCACGGAGCTGCCGTTCTTCGTCAAGTCGCGCGCCCGCAAGCAAAAGGAAATCTTTGCCCATCATGGCCCGATCGTCGCGGGGGGACGGGTGATCGTCGCCTCCAACGACGGGCTGATCCGGTTCTACGATCCGGTTTCGGGCGCGGAAACCGGCGGGCTGGAGGTGCCGGGCGGCGCCACGACCGCACCGGTGGTCGCCGGAGGCACACTTTATGTCGTGTCGGCCAAGGGCGTTCTGCACGCCTGGCGCTAA